Within the Verrucomicrobiota bacterium genome, the region CCAGGACCAAGGCGAGTTCGATCAGGGTGGTGCCGCGAGTGGAGTTCGGCGTTTGGAGTTCGGGGTTCGGAGTTCGGAAACACCGCGTGGTGGGGTAAAGCCCACCCGCAGAACACGCCGAAAGAAAGAAAGATCGAACCGGAAACCCTGGGCTTGCCGCCGGCAGCCGACACCCGTAATGCCGCCTCGAACTCCGAACTCCGAACTCCGAACTCCGAACCTTCATTGTGTGCGCACCACTTTGCTGAGCTTGCAGTAGCTCCGTTTGCCGTTTGTATAGGTGACGTACGATTCGAGCAGGTAAGATTGCACCCCGCTGACAGGGTCGGTGTTGGCGTGGCAAGTGCGTCGAACCTCCACATTGACCGGACCGTAAGGCGTTTGGCCGGCCGTCACGATTGAACTGACAAAAAGCGGGTAAACCGGCCAACGATTGCTGCTCGCGATCTGGCCATACACCCAGCGTTGGGCAAACGCCGTTTCAATCGATGCCTGGGCGTCGGTCATGGTCTGGATCACCGACCAGTTCTGGGCCTGGTAGGCGGCAAGCGTGGTTTGCATGCTGTATACCGCAATGGTGATGAGTAGAAACAGGGTCAGGCTCACCTCGAACAGGCCGGAACCGAGTTGAGACCTCGTGGTCCGGCGGCCTGCGGTGGCGACCAGGTTTCGTCCGGGGTTCAGTAGCTGCCTATATCCCATAAGCCGTCAGTGGTTGAGCCGGACGGATCGTATGGAGTTTTGCCGTCCAAAGACGCCACCGGGGGAATCCGATTGACCAGAATCTGCGGCGTCACCCCGTTCACGGACGGTAAGACCGGAAGCGAGGTCCCGTTCGGCAGGTAGGGAACGATGTCCGCCGTCGCGGTGGCCGGAGTCAGCGAAGTGAGGTCCACCCCGGGATTGTCGGAGAGGTAATTCATCTGTGCGGCGTAGACGCTCCGCAACGCCTCGCCTGCCTGACGGCCGTCCCGGTAGGCGATGTAGGGCGTGGTCCCGATCACGACCATGGAGGCCAGCAGCAGGAGGACCGTAATCACGATGGATAACTCGGCGAGCGTGGTGCCGGACGATGAGGAAGCGCCTAACCGGAAGACAGGCTTGGTCGGCATGCAACTCAATTTACCTTAATGGTGTTCTGCGCGATCTTGCCCGGGCCGGAATCGGCCCCGGCGGGTGACCCCGGGCTGTTGCCGGGTTGGCTTTTCGAGGCGGGTTCCGTGCCGAAAGCCTTTTGCAGGGCGAGTTTCAACTGGCCTGCAAGCTTCTCGTCGAAACGCCCGGGACCACGATAGAGCCGCACGATTTTTGGAGCGTTCTCGGCCGGGCCGGATGCGGGCGCCGGGACCGCGGCAGCCGGCGATGCCCGGATGCCGGAGCGTGAAGAAGAAGAAGACGGCCCCAGGCTGGACGCAACAGGCGTGCGGGGCGCGGTTTTGGTCTGTAAGGTCGTGGTTGAGGGAGCAGCCTGC harbors:
- a CDS encoding type II secretion system protein, with product MPTKPVFRLGASSSSGTTLAELSIVITVLLLLASMVVIGTTPYIAYRDGRQAGEALRSVYAAQMNYLSDNPGVDLTSLTPATATADIVPYLPNGTSLPVLPSVNGVTPQILVNRIPPVASLDGKTPYDPSGSTTDGLWDIGSY